atatctggtacttattcaaaggacgtatgtgatttttaagcaaagattcaaacgtcgatttgtacaatctgcaaaccatcaccacagacaggtacaGGGGAAGCCTTCAACTACCTGTTGGTGGTTTTTGTTTGCGTGGGGGTGCCATCATATTGGATaaattgacgtttgaatctttgtttacaaaatcacatacgtccttttgaataagtacccgagatatttCCAGTCTGATGGAACCATAAAGATGTATCCAATATTCCTTTTTgctgttgaaacaattcgatgaaggttagaagttgcaaaatttgatggtgcaCCACAGACACCATGGGCGAGAGAGGGTTAGGGAGGGTGGCtcctcagccgtgcggtaagacgcgcggctacaaagcaagaccatgctgagggtggctgggttcgattcccggtgccggtctaggaaattgtctcgacttccctgggcataaaagtatcatcgtgttagcctcatgatatacgaatgcaaaaatggtaacatgacttagaaacctcgcagtaaataactgtggaaagtgcttaatgaacgctaagctgcgaggcggctctgtcccagtgtggggatgtaatgccaataagaagaaggactttgacatcaagatactCTTAATCAAGTAATAAAGCTTGTACCCTATAGCACTTACCGTGATCGCTGAGACTGCCTTTCCGCCCGAGGATGATCCGTATCGTCTCGACCAAACAGAGCGACAGTAGAATGCATGTTTCCCTCATCAAAATGTGTTCCGGGTATTTGAGGTTCACGGCCTTGAGGGTGATCATGCCCAGTTCGCATGTCGCGAACATCCCGAAGTAAAACGAGTTCAAATAGAGCAGAATCTCGTATGTCAGGCTAGGATTGCCCATGGTGGTTGCTTTTGTGTGGGCGGTTCGGGTCTTTGTATTTTTCTAACACTTCCACCGAACGCGAAGTGCTAGAGTATCACCAAGACGAGCCGGATAAAAGTGGAAACGGGAAGAAAAGTGCAGGGGATGATACGCACTACTAGCAACGGTAGCAGCAATTATTCCGGAACCGTAAATAGCACATCGACGCTGCTAAATCGATGGCAGACGTCTCAACCTCTGTCTACCTGTTACTCCGCGGCATTCTGCGAAAGTATAAACAACGAATGGAATTATACTTCAGCAGTGAAAACGGGGAGTTATTCTGCAGGATTTCCACAATTTTcactagtttctaggaaaatgaaaaatacTTGCCCAGTTTTGacggaaaatgtttatttttagaACTACATCGATCACTATGTACTAAAATTATGGGTTAGATGTAGTACTAGAATGACATAAGTACACGATCGTGTGCTCAAACACAAATTTAAGTCAAACTCAACCCCCCCGACATTTGGCCTTAGAttcaccacagacaaacagacgtaaagccccaaacgcaatacaacggaacggcgacggaaacggcaaatttgacagaaaatatatgggaattttccgtttccgtcgccgttccgttgtattgcgtttggggcttaacacTTCTAATTTCAACATCGCTCACGTGTATAACGGTTCATTCAAAATACATCTGTGCTACGCTATTGTGCCAAGAAAGGCGCTAGCGTTCAATCGCTTTGACATTTTATtagtacactactaaaaatccacacatatttattggcaaaaatccatagatttaacttatgatgtatatcaacgcacacataaccattctccacgcgaactactaataaaatatatatccaaataaactttatgtgtggtctcgtattagcaattatttaatttatgtgtggttctatatcgattatattagggtgaagctattgcaaaaatttataacggcgacacatatatcttatatagatatttttggcagtgtatacatgctgctgaatgttttctgcatcgatgacgatgatgatgatctgGGACTCAGATCTGGGTCTCAGATAATGATGATTCATATATACACGCATAGAAATTTTGCTtagttgaatcaacaatattgttTGTTGAACTCAactcattttgttttttttacaatgttttgaaaactcgtgtgtggatatgtacgttatgtggaagatattgatttggaaaatgtattggaggtaaccactttcccttcgatgcgactcgaacccatgaccctacagtacgctagactggtgctttaaccaactaagctacgaaggacctccgtcgggcttcgcaacctagcggctactga
The nucleotide sequence above comes from Armigeres subalbatus isolate Guangzhou_Male chromosome 3, GZ_Asu_2, whole genome shotgun sequence. Encoded proteins:
- the LOC134227652 gene encoding transmembrane protein 216-like, with protein sequence MGNPSLTYEILLYLNSFYFGMFATCELGMITLKAVNLKYPEHILMRETCILLSLCLVETIRIILGRKGSLSDHGWQVILSVILTIPCAVAVGYLLFYQLHRLRLEYILCALMLSLQAAELLFATLFVFTLCRPTSYD